The following proteins come from a genomic window of Pseudomonas putida:
- a CDS encoding type II secretion system protein yields MKRRQAGLTLIELMVAMALTALLGVMLAALVNGWLKVRERLQVTRQENSVLEFCLALERRFDSPVLRRVYEQRLPLASRWLDWQPDRQQLLWVAATAVPEAEGGSRLQRQRLRFDAREQRLTLETSADLYAASEPRWVMREQLEQVSALNVLYHQGGRWLPWPSDQPAHPGRGVRVQLQRNGAPYVCTFTLPWGRS; encoded by the coding sequence ATGAAGCGGCGCCAGGCTGGCTTGACCCTGATCGAACTGATGGTGGCCATGGCCTTGACCGCGCTGCTTGGGGTCATGCTCGCGGCGCTGGTCAATGGCTGGCTCAAGGTCCGCGAGCGGCTGCAGGTGACCCGCCAGGAGAACAGTGTGCTGGAGTTCTGCCTGGCCTTGGAGCGGCGTTTCGACAGCCCGGTATTGCGCCGGGTGTATGAGCAACGCCTGCCACTGGCGAGCCGCTGGCTCGACTGGCAGCCCGATCGCCAGCAGTTGCTGTGGGTGGCAGCCACGGCTGTGCCAGAGGCCGAGGGTGGCTCACGGCTGCAGCGCCAGCGCCTGCGTTTCGACGCGCGCGAACAACGCCTGACGTTGGAAACCTCGGCAGACCTGTACGCCGCCAGCGAACCCCGTTGGGTCATGCGCGAGCAGCTGGAGCAGGTCAGTGCGCTGAATGTTCTTTATCACCAGGGAGGCCGATGGCTGCCCTGGCCTTCCGACCAACCTGCGCACCCCGGCCGTGGTGTGCGCGTGCAACTGCAGCGTAATGGAGCCCCCTATGTCTGCACCTTCACGCTCCCTTGGGGGCGTTCATGA
- a CDS encoding type II secretion system protein GspI translates to MKRKQQGFTLLEVTVALAIAAVLAVITSQVLRQRLAVQDSVQQHRLGVLCARELQARFAVERYWPASNQPSGVLNQGGQACHWQMQLRRTGVRDLRRGEMQLYADRDQRLPLGQYTVFLERP, encoded by the coding sequence ATGAAGCGCAAGCAACAGGGCTTCACCCTGCTGGAGGTGACCGTGGCCCTGGCGATTGCTGCTGTGCTGGCAGTGATCACCAGCCAGGTGCTGCGCCAGCGCCTGGCAGTGCAGGACAGCGTGCAACAGCATCGGCTTGGCGTGCTGTGCGCTCGCGAGTTGCAGGCACGCTTCGCCGTGGAACGGTACTGGCCGGCAAGCAACCAGCCCAGTGGGGTGCTGAACCAGGGCGGGCAGGCGTGCCACTGGCAGATGCAGCTGCGCCGTACCGGAGTGCGCGACCTGCGTCGCGGCGAGATGCAACTGTATGCCGACCGCGATCAGCGCCTGCCGTTGGGCCAGTACACGGTTTTTCTGGAGCGTCCATGA
- the gspH gene encoding type II secretion system minor pseudopilin GspH — MRLQRGFSLLELLVVLAIAGLMTGLAVAWLDSGKASVDQALQRLAAHVHTQAALARHAGQLRGLRWTGQRPEFVRREREGWVAEPVSFGDWPKGLRPDWPASLQPHLQFTPQGWAQPGSVRWHWAGGSQRWAWGRDGQLRVGVSP, encoded by the coding sequence ATGCGCCTGCAGCGCGGTTTCAGCCTGCTCGAATTGCTGGTGGTGCTGGCCATCGCCGGCCTTATGACCGGGCTTGCTGTGGCTTGGCTGGACAGCGGCAAGGCCAGCGTCGATCAGGCGTTGCAGCGGCTGGCGGCGCACGTCCACACCCAGGCGGCACTGGCCCGGCATGCCGGGCAATTGCGCGGGCTGCGCTGGACCGGCCAGCGCCCGGAGTTCGTGCGGCGTGAGCGCGAGGGCTGGGTTGCCGAACCGGTCAGCTTTGGGGATTGGCCCAAAGGGCTGCGCCCCGACTGGCCCGCCAGCCTGCAGCCGCATCTGCAGTTCACGCCGCAAGGGTGGGCGCAACCGGGTTCGGTGCGCTGGCACTGGGCAGGTGGCAGCCAGCGCTGGGCGTGGGGGCGTGACGGCCAGCTTCGTGTGGGGGTGTCACCATGA
- the gspG gene encoding type II secretion system major pseudopilin GspG: MQHRRKRQHGFTLMEIMVVIFIIGLLIAVVAPSVLGNQDKAMRQKVMADLSTLEQALDMYRLDNLRFPSNEQGLAALVKKPAQEPLPRAWRSDGYVRRLPEDPWGTPYQYRMPGEHGRVDVYSLGADGVPGGEGQDADLGNWAL, from the coding sequence ATGCAGCATCGACGCAAGCGCCAACACGGCTTCACCCTGATGGAAATCATGGTGGTGATTTTCATCATCGGCCTGCTGATTGCCGTGGTCGCGCCCAGCGTGCTCGGCAACCAGGACAAGGCCATGCGGCAGAAGGTCATGGCCGACCTGAGCACGCTCGAGCAGGCACTGGACATGTACCGGCTGGACAACCTGCGCTTTCCCAGTAATGAGCAAGGCCTGGCTGCGCTGGTGAAAAAACCGGCCCAGGAGCCGCTGCCGCGTGCCTGGCGCAGCGATGGTTATGTACGCCGCCTGCCGGAGGACCCGTGGGGCACCCCTTACCAGTACCGCATGCCTGGCGAGCATGGCCGGGTCGATGTGTATTCGTTGGGTGCCGATGGTGTGCCGGGCGGCGAAGGCCAGGACGCCGACCTGGGTAACTGGGCGCTGTGA
- the gspF gene encoding type II secretion system inner membrane protein GspF, with translation MPTFRYQAVDLAGKTHKASLQADTERHARQLLREQGLFPRQLQRFESGARQPRRQRLSRAQLCELTRQLATLTGAGIPLVDALATLERQLRQPALHGVLVALRGSLAEGLGLARSLARQGAPFTGLYCALVEAGERSGRLAQVLTRLADHLEQVQRQQHKARTALIYPCVLMGVSLAVVIGLMTFVVPKLTEQFAHAGQSLPLITSLLIGLSQGLVHAGPWLLGLAILTSLLASWLLRKPHWCLRRDDLLLRLPRVGGLLQVLESARLARSLAILTSSGVALLEALQVATETVGNRRIRLAMEQVRQQVQGGTSLHRALDGCQQFPPLLVNMVGSGEASGTLADMLERVADDQERGFARQVDTAMALFEPLMILVMGAVVLFIVLAVLLPIMQLNQGLQL, from the coding sequence ATGCCGACCTTTCGCTACCAGGCCGTTGATCTGGCCGGCAAGACCCACAAAGCCAGCCTGCAAGCCGATACCGAACGCCACGCACGTCAGTTGCTGCGCGAGCAGGGGCTGTTCCCTCGCCAGTTGCAGCGCTTCGAAAGCGGTGCCCGGCAGCCTCGCCGACAACGCTTGAGCCGTGCCCAGCTGTGTGAGCTGACACGCCAGCTGGCGACTTTGACCGGCGCGGGCATCCCGCTGGTCGATGCCTTGGCGACGCTTGAGCGCCAGTTGCGCCAGCCAGCCCTGCACGGGGTGCTGGTGGCTCTGCGTGGCTCGCTCGCCGAGGGCCTGGGCCTGGCCCGCAGCCTGGCCCGCCAGGGCGCGCCTTTCACCGGCCTGTACTGCGCGCTGGTCGAAGCCGGTGAGCGCTCCGGGCGGTTGGCCCAGGTGCTTACCCGGCTGGCAGACCACCTGGAACAGGTGCAGCGCCAGCAGCACAAGGCGCGCACGGCACTGATCTACCCCTGCGTGCTGATGGGCGTGTCACTGGCGGTGGTGATCGGCCTGATGACCTTCGTCGTACCCAAGCTCACCGAACAGTTTGCCCATGCCGGGCAGAGCCTGCCGCTGATCACCTCATTACTTATCGGCCTGAGCCAAGGCTTGGTGCACGCCGGTCCCTGGTTGCTGGGGCTGGCGATCCTGACGTCGCTGCTGGCCAGCTGGTTGCTGCGCAAGCCGCACTGGTGCCTGCGCCGCGACGACCTGCTGTTGCGCCTGCCGCGCGTGGGGGGCCTGTTGCAGGTGCTGGAGAGTGCCCGCCTGGCGCGCAGCCTGGCGATCCTCACCAGCAGCGGTGTTGCCTTGCTCGAAGCCTTGCAGGTGGCCACTGAAACCGTCGGCAACCGGCGCATTCGCCTGGCCATGGAGCAGGTGCGCCAGCAGGTGCAGGGCGGCACCAGCCTGCACAGGGCGCTGGATGGTTGCCAGCAGTTCCCGCCGTTGCTGGTGAACATGGTCGGCAGTGGCGAGGCCAGCGGCACCCTGGCCGACATGCTCGAGCGCGTGGCCGACGACCAGGAGCGTGGCTTTGCGCGCCAGGTGGATACGGCCATGGCGCTTTTCGAACCCCTGATGATCCTGGTGATGGGCGCCGTAGTGCTGTTCATCGTGCTGGCGGTGCTGCTGCCGATCATGCAACTCAACCAGGGCCTGCAACTGTAG
- a CDS encoding GspE/PulE family protein: MLPYRLARQAGLAMAPADTGWQLWLRRDADSNQLQELLRVHGQPVALHYLEAAAFDERLGQLYQAGDAATEALIEGIGEQVDLDSLMSEMPRIEDLLESDDEAPVIRLINGLFGQALRLRASDIHIETFEQSLVVRLRVDGHLREVLRPPRALSAMLVSRIKVMARLDIAEKRQPQDGRITLRAAGREVDVRVSTLPGIHGERVVMRVLDKQASLLALGNLGMPPAVLHGLRSCLTRPNGIVLSTGPTGSGKTTTLYASLNSLNDGSRNILTVEDPVEYAIAGIGQTAINPRAGLTFATGLRAILRQDPDVIMLGEIRDQETAQIAVQASLTGHLVLSTLHTNSAVGAVTRLRDMGIEPFLIASCLRGVLAQRLVRRLCHCAVAQPLQPAERALWPELAALGSSYHAVGCEQCQGTGYIGRLGLYEFVELDAGLIGLLYDGASELAMQEYLAERRQSLVAMASDCLARGETSLAEVLRVVQG, encoded by the coding sequence ATGCTGCCCTATCGCCTTGCGCGTCAGGCCGGGCTGGCCATGGCCCCGGCGGATACCGGCTGGCAGTTGTGGCTGCGCCGCGATGCCGACAGTAACCAACTGCAGGAACTGCTGCGTGTGCATGGCCAGCCCGTGGCACTGCACTACCTGGAAGCTGCGGCGTTCGACGAACGCCTCGGCCAGTTGTATCAGGCCGGGGATGCTGCCACCGAAGCACTGATCGAAGGCATTGGCGAACAGGTTGATCTGGACAGCCTGATGAGCGAAATGCCGCGCATCGAGGACCTGCTCGAAAGCGATGATGAAGCCCCGGTGATCCGCCTGATCAACGGCCTGTTCGGCCAGGCCCTGCGCCTGCGCGCTTCGGACATTCATATCGAGACCTTTGAGCAGAGCCTGGTGGTGCGCCTGCGTGTCGACGGCCACCTGCGTGAGGTGTTGCGCCCGCCGCGCGCGTTGTCGGCCATGCTGGTGTCGCGGATCAAGGTCATGGCGCGCCTGGACATCGCCGAGAAGCGCCAGCCCCAGGACGGTCGCATCACCTTGCGCGCCGCCGGGCGTGAGGTGGACGTGCGCGTCTCGACCTTGCCCGGTATCCATGGCGAGCGCGTGGTGATGCGCGTGCTCGACAAGCAGGCCAGCTTGCTGGCACTGGGCAACCTGGGCATGCCCCCGGCAGTGCTGCACGGCCTGCGCAGCTGCCTGACAAGGCCCAACGGCATCGTGCTGTCCACCGGGCCGACCGGCTCGGGCAAGACCACCACCCTGTACGCCAGCCTCAACAGCCTCAATGATGGCAGCCGCAACATTCTCACCGTGGAGGACCCGGTGGAATACGCCATCGCCGGCATTGGCCAGACGGCCATCAATCCGCGCGCCGGGCTGACCTTTGCCACTGGCTTGCGCGCCATCCTGCGCCAGGACCCGGACGTGATCATGCTCGGCGAAATCCGCGACCAGGAAACTGCGCAGATCGCCGTGCAGGCCAGCCTCACCGGCCACTTGGTACTGTCGACGTTGCACACCAACAGCGCAGTGGGCGCGGTCACCCGCTTGCGCGACATGGGCATCGAGCCGTTCCTGATCGCCTCATGCCTGCGTGGCGTGCTGGCCCAGCGCCTGGTGCGACGGCTGTGCCATTGCGCGGTGGCGCAGCCACTGCAGCCGGCCGAACGGGCGCTGTGGCCTGAGCTGGCGGCGCTGGGCAGCAGCTACCACGCGGTGGGCTGCGAGCAGTGCCAGGGCACTGGCTATATCGGTCGTTTGGGCCTGTACGAATTCGTCGAACTCGACGCCGGCCTGATCGGCCTGCTGTATGACGGCGCCAGTGAACTGGCCATGCAGGAGTACCTGGCCGAGCGCCGCCAGAGCCTGGTGGCGATGGCCAGTGATTGCCTGGCCCGCGGCGAGACCAGCCTGGCTGAAGTATTGCGTGTGGTGCAGGGCTGA
- the gspD gene encoding type II secretion system secretin GspD, which translates to MAAALTLALAAAWAEEPETFDDNGTPLYEVNFVDTELGEFIDSVSRITGTTFIVDPRVKGKVTVRTVDRHDADAIYDIFLAQLRAQGYAAVDLPNGSVKIVPDQAARLEPVPVEAAGKHGEGSDGVATRVFNVRNAASEQMLGILKPLIDPRVGVITPYPAANLLVVTDWRSNLERIDSLLRQLDQVSDEPLKVMPLRHASAADTAQLLTRLLAREQGADSTQVVADPRSNALLVRGSTDRVRALLGQLDQPSENRHSSNTQVIYLRHANAGEVVKVLRGLSQEGGVPSEGAGEGEAKDKPVMAAASDSGIRLEYEEGTNAVVMVGPDSELAAYRSIVEQLDIRRAQVVVEAIIAEVSDSRAQELGVQWLFADEKFGAGIVNFGSNGVNIANIAGAAASGDNEALGDLLSATTGVTAGIGHFGGGFNFAMLINALKGKSGFNLLSTPTLLTLDNAEASILVGQEVPFVTGSVTQNNANPYQTIERKEVGVKLRIKPQINIDNSVRLDIVQEVSSIADSSAASDVITNKREIKTKVMVEDNGLVILGGLISDELSTSDQRVPFLGDIPGLGRLFRSEASKNTKQNLMVFIRPRILRDGPSLAGLSEDKYRTLQQTTPLKLPGLAQDGQLLRVFPASRARLDGGDW; encoded by the coding sequence GTGGCGGCTGCCTTGACCCTGGCCCTTGCTGCGGCCTGGGCAGAGGAGCCGGAAACCTTCGATGACAACGGCACCCCCCTTTACGAGGTGAACTTCGTCGACACCGAGCTGGGCGAATTCATCGACAGCGTGTCGCGCATCACCGGCACCACCTTCATCGTCGACCCGCGGGTCAAAGGCAAGGTCACGGTGCGTACCGTCGACCGCCACGATGCCGATGCCATCTACGACATCTTTCTAGCCCAGCTGCGTGCCCAAGGCTATGCCGCGGTCGATCTGCCCAATGGCAGTGTGAAGATCGTCCCCGACCAGGCCGCGCGCCTTGAACCGGTGCCGGTGGAAGCCGCCGGCAAGCACGGCGAAGGCAGTGATGGTGTGGCCACCCGCGTATTCAATGTGCGTAACGCCGCCAGCGAGCAGATGCTCGGTATTCTCAAGCCGCTGATCGACCCCCGTGTCGGTGTGATCACCCCTTATCCTGCGGCCAACCTGCTGGTGGTCACCGATTGGCGCAGCAACCTCGAACGCATCGACAGCCTGTTGCGCCAGCTTGACCAGGTCAGTGACGAACCCTTGAAGGTCATGCCCCTGCGCCATGCCAGCGCCGCCGATACCGCGCAGCTGCTGACCCGCCTGTTGGCCCGAGAGCAGGGCGCCGACAGCACCCAGGTGGTGGCTGACCCGCGTAGCAATGCCTTGCTGGTACGTGGCAGCACCGACCGTGTGCGAGCCCTGTTGGGCCAGCTCGATCAGCCCAGTGAGAACCGGCACAGCAGCAACACGCAGGTGATCTACCTGCGCCATGCCAATGCTGGCGAAGTGGTGAAGGTGCTGCGCGGGCTGAGCCAGGAAGGCGGTGTGCCCAGCGAGGGCGCAGGCGAAGGCGAGGCCAAGGACAAGCCGGTGATGGCCGCCGCCAGCGATTCGGGCATACGCCTGGAGTACGAGGAGGGCACCAACGCCGTGGTCATGGTCGGCCCCGACAGCGAGCTGGCCGCCTACCGCTCCATCGTCGAGCAGCTGGACATCCGCCGCGCCCAGGTAGTGGTCGAGGCCATCATCGCCGAAGTGTCCGACAGCCGCGCCCAGGAGCTTGGCGTGCAGTGGCTGTTCGCCGACGAAAAGTTCGGCGCCGGCATCGTCAACTTCGGCAGCAACGGGGTGAACATCGCCAACATCGCGGGCGCCGCGGCCAGCGGCGACAACGAAGCGCTGGGCGACCTGCTGTCGGCCACGACAGGCGTGACTGCCGGCATCGGCCACTTCGGCGGTGGCTTCAACTTCGCCATGCTGATCAACGCACTGAAGGGCAAAAGCGGCTTCAACCTGCTGTCCACGCCGACCCTGCTGACCCTGGACAACGCCGAGGCATCGATCCTGGTCGGCCAGGAAGTGCCCTTCGTCACCGGCTCCGTGACGCAGAACAACGCCAACCCCTACCAGACCATCGAGCGCAAGGAAGTCGGGGTGAAGCTGCGCATCAAGCCGCAGATCAACATCGACAACAGCGTACGCCTGGATATCGTTCAGGAAGTCTCGTCGATCGCCGACTCCAGCGCCGCCAGCGATGTGATCACCAACAAGCGCGAGATCAAGACCAAGGTCATGGTCGAAGACAATGGCCTGGTGATTCTTGGCGGCCTGATCAGCGATGAGCTGAGCACCAGCGATCAACGCGTACCGTTTCTCGGGGATATTCCGGGGCTGGGCCGGCTGTTCCGTTCCGAGGCCAGCAAGAACACCAAGCAGAACCTGATGGTCTTCATCCGCCCGCGCATCCTGCGTGACGGGCCGAGCCTGGCGGGTTTGAGCGAAGACAAGTACCGCACCTTGCAGCAGACCACGCCGCTCAAGCTGCCAGGCCTTGCGCAGGACGGCCAGCTGCTGCGGGTATTCCCGGCCAGCCGCGCGCGCCTGGACGGGGGTGACTGGTGA
- a CDS encoding pilus assembly protein PilZ: MTLAARLMTGGLLTLAGWLAAQCVLQLARQPQPASAPVAVDAPLPGLLVGHWQAPGDDGSIALTRLPLQYLGGLKAQPLSASVVVLRYGQQVRTLGRGQRLAPGIVLQDIDADGLIFDNQGRRERLPWPPRPAVTGFKRQG, from the coding sequence ATGACACTCGCCGCTCGCCTGATGACCGGTGGCCTGCTGACGCTGGCCGGGTGGCTTGCCGCCCAATGCGTTTTGCAACTGGCGCGCCAGCCGCAACCGGCCAGCGCCCCGGTTGCCGTCGACGCCCCGCTGCCGGGGTTGCTGGTCGGCCATTGGCAGGCCCCGGGCGACGATGGCTCGATTGCGCTCACCCGTTTGCCATTGCAGTACCTCGGCGGCCTCAAGGCTCAGCCGTTGTCTGCCAGCGTCGTGGTGCTGCGCTACGGCCAGCAGGTGCGTACCTTGGGCCGTGGCCAGCGCCTGGCACCGGGGATCGTATTGCAGGACATCGACGCCGATGGCCTGATTTTCGACAACCAGGGGCGGCGCGAACGCTTGCCCTGGCCGCCACGCCCCGCCGTGACCGGCTTCAAGCGGCAAGGATGA
- a CDS encoding PhoX family protein, translated as MSRETGDNLDRNHSGNLPMASVMDAYLSRRSVMRGSLGAAIAMIAGTGLTGCFDSGGGSDNDDPATEPPVTEPEVPKLALGFQSIAGSRTDACVVAAGYSAYVLAPWGTPINSNGNPWKPDGSNTSSDQANAMGMHHDGMHFFPINGSSEDGLLAINFEYIDAAALHPNGPTTDASGNRPAEEVRKEINAHGAGVVRLQKLNGRWQVVDNDPLNRRFTTASRMEITGPLRGTDHVKTKYSADGTHCRGTNNNCGNGYTPWGTYLTCEENWPGIFVNKDTRPEDQRRIGVGTSSGQYKWETAAGDNTEENDEFARFDVTIKGASATDDYRNEASTYGYIVEIDPYNSSTLATKRTALGRFRHEGCCPGLPVAGKPLVWYMGDDSNNEYLYKFVSTAVWDAADASPADRLATGAKYMDQGKLYVARFNADGTGEWILLDVTTATTAGSTLGALYGDLAGIILNTRGAGDAVGATPMDRPEWTAVNPLNGDVYLTLTNNSARTPEKVDAANPRGPNRHGHIIRWHDSDDQVSFTWDIFVFGANAAGTAEINRSGLTELNQFASPDGMSFDSRGVLWFETDNGESTVTDYTNDQLLAVIPTDLVDATGKQVPVNAQNQVDLRRFFVGPNGCEVTGIAFSPDNKSMFVNIQHPENWPYTDKATDVTPAGTTVRPRASTVVIQRDDGGEIGTV; from the coding sequence ATGAGTCGAGAAACCGGCGACAACCTGGACCGCAACCACAGTGGCAACCTGCCGATGGCCAGCGTCATGGACGCCTACCTAAGCCGTCGCAGCGTGATGCGCGGCAGCCTGGGTGCCGCTATCGCCATGATTGCCGGTACCGGCCTGACCGGCTGCTTCGACAGTGGTGGCGGTTCCGACAACGATGACCCGGCAACCGAGCCGCCGGTTACCGAACCTGAAGTACCGAAACTGGCGCTGGGCTTCCAGTCCATCGCGGGTTCGCGCACCGACGCCTGTGTCGTCGCCGCCGGCTACAGTGCCTACGTGCTGGCACCGTGGGGCACGCCGATCAACAGCAACGGCAACCCCTGGAAACCGGACGGCAGCAATACCTCCAGCGACCAGGCCAACGCCATGGGCATGCACCATGACGGCATGCACTTCTTCCCCATCAATGGCAGTTCCGAAGACGGCCTGCTGGCGATCAACTTCGAATACATCGATGCCGCCGCCCTGCACCCCAACGGCCCGACCACCGACGCCAGCGGCAATCGCCCGGCCGAAGAAGTGCGCAAGGAAATCAACGCCCACGGTGCCGGCGTGGTGCGCCTGCAGAAGCTCAACGGGCGCTGGCAGGTGGTCGACAACGACCCGCTCAACCGCCGTTTCACCACCGCCTCACGCATGGAAATCACTGGCCCGCTGCGTGGCACCGACCACGTCAAGACCAAGTATTCGGCTGACGGCACGCACTGCCGCGGCACCAACAACAACTGCGGCAACGGCTACACCCCGTGGGGCACTTACCTGACCTGCGAAGAGAACTGGCCTGGCATTTTCGTCAACAAGGACACCCGTCCGGAGGACCAGCGACGCATCGGCGTAGGCACCTCCAGCGGCCAGTACAAGTGGGAGACCGCTGCTGGTGACAACACCGAAGAAAACGATGAGTTCGCCCGCTTCGACGTGACCATCAAAGGTGCCAGCGCCACCGACGACTACCGCAACGAAGCCAGCACCTATGGCTACATCGTCGAAATCGACCCGTACAACAGCAGCACCCTGGCCACCAAGCGCACCGCACTCGGCCGCTTCCGCCACGAAGGTTGCTGCCCGGGCCTGCCGGTGGCCGGTAAACCGCTGGTCTGGTACATGGGCGACGACTCCAATAACGAGTACCTGTACAAGTTCGTCTCCACCGCCGTGTGGGATGCCGCCGACGCAAGCCCGGCCGACCGCCTGGCCACCGGCGCCAAGTACATGGACCAGGGCAAGCTCTACGTGGCCCGTTTCAATGCAGACGGCACGGGCGAGTGGATTCTGCTCGACGTGACCACCGCCACCACGGCAGGCAGCACCCTCGGGGCGCTGTACGGTGACCTGGCAGGCATCATCCTCAACACCCGTGGTGCAGGCGATGCAGTGGGTGCAACGCCGATGGACCGCCCGGAATGGACAGCGGTCAACCCGCTCAATGGCGACGTCTACCTGACCCTGACCAACAACAGCGCGCGCACCCCGGAAAAAGTCGATGCGGCCAACCCGCGTGGCCCGAACCGCCACGGCCACATCATCCGCTGGCACGACAGCGACGATCAGGTGAGCTTTACCTGGGATATCTTCGTGTTCGGTGCCAACGCCGCCGGCACCGCGGAGATCAACCGCTCGGGCCTGACCGAACTCAACCAGTTCGCCAGCCCCGACGGCATGAGCTTCGATAGCCGTGGCGTGTTGTGGTTCGAGACTGACAACGGTGAGAGCACGGTCACCGATTACACCAACGATCAGTTGCTGGCAGTGATCCCTACCGACCTGGTGGATGCCACTGGCAAGCAGGTACCGGTCAATGCACAGAACCAGGTGGACTTGCGTCGCTTCTTCGTCGGGCCGAACGGCTGCGAGGTGACCGGGATTGCCTTCAGCCCGGACAACAAGTCGATGTTCGTCAATATCCAGCACCCGGAGAACTGGCCGTACACCGACAAGGCCACCGATGTAACCCCAGCGGGGACCACGGTACGGCCGAGGGCTTCGACCGTGGTGATCCAGCGCGATGATGGCGGGGAGATCGGGACCGTCTGA
- the gspK gene encoding type II secretion system minor pseudopilin GspK — MGGKRQQGAALLMVLVVLAMLAAGMAWLVEDGRRQVDDVQLLRQRVQVRAMEQAGLAYAEQALRDPAWRLSPLFWQALRGQPLNYDFGAGQAQLRVYDQHTCFNVNALLGDDGERAERQLRRLLGDNMAAQRLVDALADWLDSDSDARLQGAESAQYLRQQPPRLAANQPMLDTSELNLLLEPDASRQRRYPMLCALPQTTGWRLNANAVGLEHLPLLEALYEGRYPRSLLSRIVSGRPASGYVDAAALRQALGAVDDETFERLSEGLLLNSGHFQLQLSFEEQGRTIRSAFELEALGVVQWHARVPAQQVRVKSRAPMVW; from the coding sequence ATGGGTGGCAAGCGACAGCAGGGCGCCGCACTGCTGATGGTGTTGGTGGTACTGGCGATGCTCGCGGCGGGGATGGCCTGGCTGGTGGAGGATGGGCGGCGCCAGGTCGATGACGTGCAGTTGCTGCGCCAGCGGGTACAGGTGCGGGCCATGGAACAGGCTGGCCTGGCCTATGCCGAGCAGGCCTTGCGTGACCCCGCCTGGCGGCTTAGCCCGCTGTTCTGGCAGGCGCTGCGGGGGCAACCTTTGAACTACGACTTTGGCGCCGGCCAGGCACAACTGCGGGTGTACGACCAGCACACCTGTTTCAACGTCAACGCGCTGCTGGGGGATGACGGTGAACGTGCCGAGCGCCAGCTACGGCGTTTGCTGGGTGACAACATGGCCGCGCAACGTCTGGTCGACGCCTTGGCAGACTGGCTCGACAGCGACAGCGATGCGCGCCTGCAGGGCGCCGAAAGTGCTCAGTATCTGCGCCAGCAGCCGCCTCGTCTGGCGGCCAATCAGCCGATGCTGGATACCAGTGAGTTGAACCTGCTGCTCGAACCGGATGCCTCCCGCCAGCGCCGTTATCCAATGTTGTGTGCTTTGCCGCAGACCACCGGCTGGCGCCTGAATGCCAATGCTGTAGGCCTGGAGCATCTGCCATTGCTGGAGGCGCTTTATGAAGGGCGGTATCCCCGTTCGTTGCTCAGCCGCATCGTCAGTGGTCGGCCGGCGTCGGGCTATGTAGATGCTGCGGCGTTGCGTCAGGCGCTGGGGGCGGTGGATGACGAAACCTTTGAGCGGTTGAGCGAAGGGTTGCTGCTCAACAGTGGGCATTTTCAGTTGCAGCTTTCGTTCGAAGAACAGGGCAGGACGATACGCAGCGCGTTTGAGCTGGAGGCGTTGGGGGTGGTGCAGTGGCATGCGCGGGTGCCGGCGCAGCAGGTGCGGGTGAAGAGTCGGGCGCCAATGGTCTGGTGA
- the tatA gene encoding twin-arginine translocase TatA/TatE family subunit, with product MGGIGIWQLVIVLIIVFLLFGTKRLKGLGSDVGEAIQGFRKSMGGDSDASTQTAPQQVQQEPLTRSPVPQQQADRQA from the coding sequence ATGGGTGGCATCGGAATCTGGCAGCTGGTGATCGTACTGATAATCGTGTTTCTGCTGTTTGGCACTAAACGCCTCAAGGGTCTGGGCAGTGATGTTGGCGAAGCGATCCAGGGCTTTCGCAAGTCCATGGGGGGCGACAGCGATGCCAGCACCCAAACTGCACCGCAGCAGGTACAACAGGAGCCACTGACCCGTTCGCCTGTGCCACAGCAGCAAGCGGATCGGCAGGCCTGA
- the tatB gene encoding Sec-independent protein translocase protein TatB — protein sequence MFEVGFSEMLLVGIVALLVLGPERLPVAARTLGRGLGQARRAMQGLRAQMEREIDMPNLDSAPLQRLEQELRQGISLKAEPATDAATVTVIRETTS from the coding sequence ATGTTCGAGGTAGGCTTCAGCGAGATGCTGCTGGTGGGCATCGTCGCGCTGCTGGTGCTTGGCCCGGAACGCTTGCCGGTCGCTGCGCGCACTCTGGGCCGTGGCCTGGGCCAGGCGCGTCGGGCAATGCAGGGTTTGCGCGCGCAGATGGAACGCGAAATCGACATGCCCAACCTCGACAGCGCGCCATTGCAACGCCTCGAGCAGGAGCTGCGCCAGGGCATCAGCCTCAAGGCGGAACCGGCCACTGACGCTGCAACGGTCACGGTCATTCGGGAGACCACCTCATGA